ATAAGTGTATAGACCCTGTTCAGCAGTTACCAGGCCCGTGATATCGTCACCATCCAGAAGTACAAGCAATCCCTCATCAAGTACTGGTAACATACTGCGAAAAGAAACAACCGGTTTTCTCGCAATAACAATGGATTCAGGAACTGGAGACACCAGTATCAGCTCATTACCCGAAGCTTCGACCGTGTTTCCGGACAGCAGTAAAAATGGAAAAGAAAAATAGAAGAAAAACAGAACGGAGGGGAATCTTTTCATGGTTCTCCACGGTAGAGAGAAAGTGAACACGACCCGTGGGACCTGTACTGCAACCAATGTAACACAAAATGATTTACAGCAGAACAGATCCACTTTCGCATTTTGACATTCATTGACAAAACCATAGAATAATGTTCTACCCTACCATAAGAATGATGTAAACTACAGAGAAAAGTACGACAGTTCAGCTTGATCCGACGCTCTTTGAATTATTTTATTTTCACTCAACTCACCGGCACCAGTGACCTCATAATCACTGATCAATCCAAAGGAATATTGTATCGAACACACTTACATATGACAAAAAAACGATGAGGAGAACAAATGGCTTCTTTACATCTCAGGCTGACCGCGGGCACGGGAAAGAGGACTGTATGTAATTCGACATGTCGTAACCACCTTTTTTTAAAGATTTATTTGGAAAAATCATTTTCCCTGACGGGTGCAGCTTTTCTTGTCATATTGCCACTGTTGTTTTTCCCCCTTCAGGTAAACGCCGCCAAATCATTTCAACCGGCAAAGCTGTCCACCAAAGACAACATTCTTCAACTTTCCCCCGGAACATCTGGGGCGACCCTCGCCCGTATCAAAAATACAGATTATGTCAGACTTCCCAGCGGACGGATTATTCAGATGAAACATATCCGTGATGCTGCCAAACTGTCAAAGAGACTGCATAACATCAGCATCAAAAAAAGTTCTCTTCCTGCATCTCTGCGCCTGAAACCTGCAGCGACAGGCGGCATCCCAGTCAAAAACATCTATGAGCTCAGTACAGTACTGGAGACGGCAAAAGATGGAGATACTATCCAACTGCCTTCAGGCAGACGGGTCACGGCTGCTCAACTCAGGTTTATCCAACCGGAGCTTGAAAAAAGACTGGGTAAAAAACTCTCCCAGTTCAAGCAGAAAAACAAAGGAGCAAAATCCATTAAAATAATTGCTTCCACAGAGAAACAATATTGGGAGAAGATACTGAAAAAACCGGATGACACAGTACTGGAAACGGAGGATGGCAAGTTTTTTACCGTCGGTGAACTGAAAAAGACACTGTCTCGTGGATACCTCACCATGAAACCATCTGCCAACACGTCGAAAAAGGAGGTTCACAATGACTGAACTCACCTTTTTCAAAAGCAAATTTATGACCCTCACCATAGTGTTTATTGTTCTTCTGTTCAATTCCACGACACCTGTCCCAGTACAGGCAGACGATTTTGACGATTTTATCGGTTTCCTCAAAGACGTTGAAGATGAGACGGGGATGCCGCTGGATAAGATGGGAGTTCCTTTCAATGCAACCCAGCTTGAACAGTCAAAAGGGGTTATAACCTGTCTTTCCAATGCCAATGGCGACACATATGAAACCGCTGTCTGTATTGATGATTTCCACGATACATCAGCCGGTCAACAACTTGCAGAGCAGGCAGACCTGCCTTCATGGGTCTGGGATGTTATAGACAGTTATATTCTTTATATGGAAAAGGACTACATGGGACTTGCCTGGAGCCTGGGAGAAGCAGTGGTCTGCGCGGTTATCAATGTCTGGACGGGAACAGATATCTGCGGCCTCATTGAAGAACTTGCACAACTTGCGGAAGATGTCCTGGATATAGGTAAAGTCCTCATTGAATGGTTGGGGGAACTGGGAGAAGCTGTTGTCGGTGCTATAAAAGATGCAGCCTGCGCCATTGGGATTGGTGGCTGTGATGATTCACCACCCATTCCTCCAGAGGTGGTTCTCTACGAAATGATGGCTCCCGAAATACAGGCCGGGCTGGATAAAAGAGAGGAAAAATACAGTGGAGCCTTTGCCGCATTTCTTGCAGATCTGAAAAACAGGGTTCTGGGAAAGGTAAATGCTGAAATAAAAAATTTTAATGATCAGGTATCATCAACCTGGATTCCCCAGCTCGACTACTACACTCAGGCTGATGTGGACAAAGCCGGAGCCCGTTTTGTCGATACGGTCAATGTCAGATGGAGTAATGACATCATTCAGCGTGTGGACAAAGAAAGACATAACAGAATAAAAATTTATGGAAATCCTGCCAATATAGACTCTCTGACTAGAGAGGTTCTCAATAAATATATTCCTGAAGGATCCGATTTCAAATGGATGCTCATTGATGAATGCACCTCTGACTTTAAAAATGACTTCGGGTATGACCATATCGACCGCTGGAAAATCATGCATCTTGCAGTTGAAAATATTGGGATTATGCAGGATTCAGTACAGTCAAACAGGGAGCTCTGCACCACATTCTACGACCAGAACAAAACAGCCTTCACCGCCTCAGCGATCGGCTATGTTCAGGACAAAGTAAATTGTGTCGATACGGGAAAAGACCTGTTCTGTTATTCGCTCACTGCATATGATAAATGCGTAACAGTGATGGGCGCTTTTAACAGGAAAGACATCTGCCGAATAAACATGACAAATGCATCCCTGGAAGCAAAGAAAAAAATAGAAGCCATGTTCAGGCAAGACGGAAGCAGATTCTATAAACTGCCGATACGGGAACAAAACAATACCCTGTCGGAAATGCAGCACTCTCAGGCGGCAACGGCAATTCTCCCCGCAAGCCAGGAACCGTTAATATTCACCTGTTACCGCCCCACCCATCTTTATTTCTTCAATCTGTTTTACCAGGCACTCTATGGCGGGCTGCCACAAAAGCTCCTGAAACCTGAACTGCAGGAGGGTACTACCTATCACCAGTTGAAAATAGCGGTTGAAAATGCAGTAAAACAAATCAATAAAAGGCAATATCCAGAAATAAACTGTACAGTAATGGCTACAGTCGATCCATTGCTTCTGGAAGTCATTGATCCTCTATGCTTTCAGAATCTGCAGGACAAAAATCCCTCGTTCGACTTTCAAGCTCCCAGTAAAAAACCGGGGTTCTCCTATTCCCAGAAAAAATTAAATCTCTCCATTGACGGACTGGAAACACCAACGATATTTATCGATATGGCAGGCTACTGGGGAAATCTAATCAAGAATAAAATACGTAAAACCGAGATAACAGCAGACAGCATCAGAATAGAAAAAATCCACCCTCTTGATCCTGTTACAAGAAACAAACTAGACCGTAACAGCCTCAGGCAGAATACTCTCTCCGGGCTACAGGCCTCTGCAACAGGAGCACAGCTCAAGAAGAATGTCAATCAGGCCATAAGAACTGGCTCTAACCAAAAGGCCATGAGCGGTACCTTGCCATCCGACAGCAAAATCCCTGTATTTTTTTCTCTAAAAACATCCTTCAGAGCACATCAGCCTGTCAGGTTTAAAATACAGACCACATCAAAGCGTAAGGTACTTTTTGAATTGCGACATCGGTCGGGCAAAGGACGACAATACAGACCTGTAAAAAATATTGCCCACACTTTCAAGCAGCAGGGAACCATGGCCATATTGACACTCTCTCCCGGGATGGGAGGTGAATTCCAGATCAGAATTCGAGCGAATCGCACCTCCCCGTGGGGCAAATGGCATACTTTCCGGGTTGTCGGCAAACCAACCCGGGGATCCGAGGTGTCCATCAATCCTCAACCTGAACCTCCGGGGAAACCGTCTGTTTCAAAACAACTCGTCAAAAAAACCCTGCCTGTTATCAAAGAACCACATAATAATCAGACATTCCTGTTCTCCGGCAGGAATGTTTCCATCAATAGCAGAATCGCCCATGCACCAGGTGTAAAACTTGTTGTAAAGCTGCAACATAAGAAACGGGGCCATTTTATCGATGTACCCCTGCAAATCAATAAGCGTCACGACCGCCAGGGAACTCTTCTTAATTTTACGCTTGATCTGACAGGATCTTACCGGCTGAAAGTTAAACTTTCGGATCCCGGTGCACAATGGACAAGGTGGACCGTGTTCAACATTGACAAAAAAGCCCGGGCTCGCCTGAAAAATAAACGACCGGGAACGCACTTTCAGCCAACTCCTTTGAAACCCTCATTCAAATAAATCACACGCCTCTGTGCAGAACATCAGGTCATCCTCCTCTCCCTGACCTGAAAGGGAGAGGAGGTTATATTGCCAAAGCAAACGATCGAGATAAAATGGACACCATTTTTACAGACATATAACCCAGTTTCCTATCGGCCACAGAAGTTACCTGCCCTTTCTCACAGCACCATCCACAATTTCTCTCCGCCAATTGTCGTGATTTAAATAGCTTTGTTCCTCTACCACAACTCCTCTTCTCTGCATCGTTTGTTACTGATTTTGCAACACCTTCTCTATAACACCAGCCAAACAACAGAAACCGGTTTTCAGGGCAGGTTTACCAGGAATTTTTATTTTTAGCCCTGATTTCTCATATGAAAATAATTGATACAACGGCTTTGATTTTTTTCACTTTCCCTCCTGACATTTCTATTCAAATATAAAGGCTATTTTCCTTTATTCTTCAGCTCGACGGTAAAAGTCGGGGGTTCTGGTTCTATTATTACTTAAAATCGGGTCATGAATAGGCTCTCTGTAAACATCCTGGAGCTCGAAAGTCATATAATACTTCCTGTCGGTTGACACCAAACGAGCCGGATCCAGATAAACAAAAATTTCCACAGGAACACGGTGCCATTCATTGGAAGCAAGAGGTGGAAATGGACTGATTTCAATGATTCCATCCTTTACGACATGACTTTCACTTAGGAATTGAGGGATAGGTGGGGGAGTGGGTGAGTCTATCGTCCCATTCACAGGGGGTAGAAAAGGGTTAACAGATGATTCCAGTAATTTATACCCACATCTTACCCTCGCAAGTGGTCTGTTGTTCTCTGAATTGTTACGGGTCCGAAGATTGATCTGTAACCTGAAGAGATCACGGTCAAAGGAACTGCTAGCACGTTCAAACCGGACGTCTTCATCATGGATGGGTCCAAGTTCAAGATCAATTCCGGGGTGTGCATTCATCTGATGTTGTCTATCCATGGGTGCCGGAGGAGGTGCATCAAGCTCTGGCATTTCAACCCGGAAGAGAGCACTTCTCCCTTCAACCCCCGACGCGTCTTTCATGACAAGTTGATATGCTCCGGTAGCATTGGCAAATGATGCACCTCGAAAATAAATCCTCATTGTCCCATGCCTCGTTCCATTACTTTGGACTGTGCCCCTAAGTCCATCAGCCAGGGTTATTATCCGACTGCCGCTTGCGTTGACTGCGGTCACTTTAAAAGGAGGTCTTGTTCCTGGTGATGCATACCATCGAAATCTACGTGGTCTGGGATCGACGGTGATAAGATCGTTAGCACGGGGATAGGGTATTCCAATTATTTCTCGAGACCGCACAGCATTGCGAGACCGCGCAACATTGTGCAGCGCAAAAGTTCCTTTACTGAACAGTGTTATCTTCTGATCAGAAAGTGTGGTAATTCTGATCCTGTAATTTTTCCCCGGCGGAACCGGCCTGCCGTTGATAAAACCCGCTTTCCAATTATATTTTCTGCTTAAAATCGGTATGCTGGCTGCAATATTCCCGATTCTTTTGTTTCCACTGAAAAGAGCCAGACGAATACTTCCGTTAATATCCCCCTTTTTCCAGCGAATCGTAACTTCTTTACCGATCTGGATATTTTCGCCTCCCCGGGGACTGGTAATTTCCAGGGATGACTGGGTCTGAACCGTTGTTTTCTTGGACACTCCACTAGTTAAATTATTCGTTTTGGCAACTTTTCCCTTTTGGAATAACGTAAATGTTCCTTTACTGAAATCTGTTAGTTTCTGGTTCGAGAGTGCTGTGATTTTGATCCTGTATTGTTTCCCAGGTGGGATTAGCCGACCGTTTATAATACCCGCTTTCCAGTCAAGTTTTCTGTTAGAGGCCGGAATGCTGCCCGCAATATTACCTATTCTTTTGTTGCTGCTGAAAAGGACAAGGCGAATATTTCCCCTCACTTCCTGTTTTTCCCACCGGATAGTGACTTTTCCACCTATTTGAATTTTTTCATTTCCATTTGGGCTTGTCAGCTTCAGAAAGGGCTTTTTTGCTACTTTATGTTTACCTGCAATACCAGTCTTTGATTTGGTCTTTTGTTTCGTTATTTCTTTCGTTGGATGTGATGCGGCACCCGCAGTTGTTATGCTGATACATATTACCAAAAAGAAGAGAAAGAACAGTTTTGCGAAATTGCGGATAGTTTGAATCGTCATAAGATATTCCTCTTTAAAATATTTTTGGTGTCAGCACAGTAACTGCCAGGGCAAGATTTTCAGAAATACCAAAATTCCAATTTATCAGTGATAATAAATGGTAATTGTATCACCGACACCTCTTACTCTGACCACATGGGGTACCGGACTCCGACCAAAATTCACCACGGAAGCAAGGCCGGATTTGATCATCGTTTTTACACTGGCACTATTGAGTATCGTATTTAACTGATTTCTCACTGTATTGGTGACATAGTCCCGCAGAAAAATTCTGATGAATCCATTCAGCCCGTGAAAGCTGCCGGAAACCCGCGCATCAATGACCGGAACATTAATATCAATTGCACCATAGCTCAGAGTACCACTGGAAACTGTTGGAGTCAGTGCAACATCAACGGAAAATGATTCCAGGTCTATATCAGGAATAGCTTCGTCATCAAAGTTACCCCCGCTCACCCTGCCAAGTTTTATCTCGGAACTTCCACTGTTGGGAAATTCAATATGTATCACAATCTTACCATCACGAATTTGAATTACCCCATTGGCCGATGTGATATGGTCGATATATATAGCATACCGACTCTCAATGTTGATTGTATGATGTGTTCCCGAAACTCTGCGGCTCTCCCTGACGACATAAACAGGTGACGGAATATCAAAGGTATATTCCCCGCCCCCGGTTATCCCTTCAATTGTAAAATTCATTCTTGAATCATCACGAATTTCAGGCAAACCACCGCGCTCGGGAAGATAGTTGTTCAGTTCTATCTCGATGGTTGTTAAAGGAGTCAACAGAGAAAGCAGACTATGGGAGAGCTCAATGGTTCTGGTTTCCCAGTTATGAAGAAAATGTTGAAGATCTGTACCGGCAATCAGTACCGGATAATGTGGATAATAAAGGCTGACATCTATCTGCATGGTAGGATAATCAAGGAGAATATCACGAAATTCGTTTAAAGATATTGTTCCAAGCTCCACTGTTTCTCCAGGCGCTATGGCAACAGGTTCACTTGAAAACACACTGTTTGAGACCTGATTGCTGCTGTGAGGCCTGATAGCACGAATTTCATATCGGACAGAAACAGGGCTTTCCAGAAAATCACCATCACCATCGTTTCGCGCCAGAATTCGCGCAGTCATTGATTCACTGTCTATCACAGGAGGCAGTACAGTCAGATCCGGCCTGCGCACTCTCACAGTGAATTCCCTGCTCTCTGTAATTGTTCCGGTCACGTTTGCTGAATTCGATTGGGCCTTGGCAGTCAAGATATATCTTGTATCCTGAGTTGGATGAAAACTGTACTCTCCATCATACGTTCTGGTTCCATCCGAAGCCGTGTGATAGGCCCCTGTCCGCACAGGAGAAAGAAGAGAACCACCTTCTATAAAGGTTTCCACGTTGTTAACATCATGAAGTTCCACCGACCATTTCAGAGGTACTACTTCTCCTGCTACAATAGTCATAGAGTCGGGAGACGAACTATTATCTCCTGGTTGAAAAACAAGACCTGTTGTATCCTTCTTCTCTTTAAAATAGAGGATTTTCATACCGGGTAACCGATCCAACAGGGAAGATCCAAGAGCAGTTGTCCTGTTATCACCGGTCATTTGATCAGCTGCAGCTATTGAAGCAGTCGGAAATTTGATACGCTTCTTTGAGGATCTCTTTTTTTTCTGTTGTACAAACGCTTCTCCGGAATCAGGCGTTTCCGGCAGCCGCATTGAAGGTTTAAGATATACGGAACGCTGAATAGTAAGGCCTCTTCCGGTAATCCTGACCTCTACCTTTGCAGGTTGAGTCAAATGAATGCCGCTATGGAACTCGACCTGCCCCTGGGGTCCATTCAGGTGACGTAACGACCTGTCAACCTTTACAAATGGCCAGGTTTTATGATTTTTCTGTGCCGATATAACAAGCCTGGCAGATGACAGCTGTTCATTTGTCAGCTTTGCCTTACCCTTCTTTTTTATTATTACAATTATTTCGTTGCGTTTTTTCTTAATGGAACTGATCTCAAGAGGTGGAATTGTCGGGAGTGCTTTGACAGGTTTTATTCCGTCTGACCCGCGGGGAAGAGGATGGGTCCGGGAAGATTTTCCACCGGACTTTTTTTCGTTTTCTG
The DNA window shown above is from Desulfomarina profundi and carries:
- a CDS encoding GPI anchored serine-threonine rich family protein, which encodes MTIQTIRNFAKLFFLFFLVICISITTAGAASHPTKEITKQKTKSKTGIAGKHKVAKKPFLKLTSPNGNEKIQIGGKVTIRWEKQEVRGNIRLVLFSSNKRIGNIAGSIPASNRKLDWKAGIINGRLIPPGKQYRIKITALSNQKLTDFSKGTFTLFQKGKVAKTNNLTSGVSKKTTVQTQSSLEITSPRGGENIQIGKEVTIRWKKGDINGSIRLALFSGNKRIGNIAASIPILSRKYNWKAGFINGRPVPPGKNYRIRITTLSDQKITLFSKGTFALHNVARSRNAVRSREIIGIPYPRANDLITVDPRPRRFRWYASPGTRPPFKVTAVNASGSRIITLADGLRGTVQSNGTRHGTMRIYFRGASFANATGAYQLVMKDASGVEGRSALFRVEMPELDAPPPAPMDRQHQMNAHPGIDLELGPIHDEDVRFERASSSFDRDLFRLQINLRTRNNSENNRPLARVRCGYKLLESSVNPFLPPVNGTIDSPTPPPIPQFLSESHVVKDGIIEISPFPPLASNEWHRVPVEIFVYLDPARLVSTDRKYYMTFELQDVYREPIHDPILSNNRTRTPDFYRRAEE